One region of Thermococcus sp. CX2 genomic DNA includes:
- a CDS encoding serine/threonine-protein kinase yields the protein MGHWFMDDDIVESLVKLFLVVLFVSFIFGRSSSFIVPIIVLAWFGHFIRHMLKDAFKSTYKYKRRYPPRPIPPQPPRAPREDMKDILRKSLIVDIPKKLHAGEESYMTVGFRNGTLGMINVEVDLENLGKYFDISPTRVYFQSIRPGEYVSRTVKIVPRKIGKVDAKVIVRSGLVSAKVKVTTNVFERPERKEAPAEVPTPAQTPAHHGSSSLLEALFSRYRKVEPIGEGGFARVYRAEKMDGTVVAIKVPISLTEEGGKAFLKEVRNWSLLTHPNIVELYDYNIFPVPYLEMEYCETSLAKVEKPMSIEKATKIIFDVCEGLKYAHSKGIVHRDLKPSNILLKNGKAKISDWGLSKLLKDSKTTLAISFTPLYAAPEQISGKFGTTDERTDVWQVGAVLYELVTGRPPFLGEDFVEIASKITLEEVIPPSQINPDAEALEPIILKCLQKEKDKRYQSIEELQQDLAKILGFNYKENLNKSISVRDFSRSAYYAGELFLLYLKLGDLVNSIKYAEDLAYYAKGDVKEELSKLKEQLKLRLENNLDVPPELIEKAEIIVHKIKLGFKEA from the coding sequence ATGGGTCACTGGTTCATGGACGATGACATAGTCGAAAGTCTGGTGAAGCTGTTCCTTGTAGTGCTGTTTGTATCGTTCATCTTTGGCAGGTCAAGCAGCTTCATAGTTCCTATAATAGTCTTAGCGTGGTTCGGGCACTTCATAAGGCACATGCTCAAAGACGCGTTCAAGTCAACGTATAAGTACAAACGCAGGTACCCGCCAAGACCAATTCCACCCCAGCCGCCACGGGCGCCGAGGGAGGACATGAAAGACATCCTCAGAAAGTCCCTCATAGTTGACATACCCAAAAAGCTCCATGCTGGCGAGGAGAGCTACATGACCGTTGGGTTCAGGAACGGAACCCTTGGAATGATAAACGTCGAGGTTGACCTTGAAAACCTCGGGAAGTACTTTGACATCAGCCCGACGAGGGTCTACTTCCAGAGCATCAGACCCGGCGAATACGTTTCTCGAACTGTTAAAATCGTTCCGAGAAAGATCGGAAAAGTCGATGCCAAGGTCATCGTCCGCTCTGGTCTCGTGAGTGCAAAGGTGAAAGTAACCACCAACGTGTTTGAAAGGCCTGAAAGGAAAGAAGCACCTGCGGAAGTCCCGACTCCTGCTCAGACTCCAGCCCATCACGGATCATCTTCCCTGCTGGAGGCACTCTTCTCCAGATACCGGAAGGTTGAGCCCATTGGAGAGGGAGGCTTTGCGAGAGTTTACAGGGCGGAGAAAATGGATGGGACCGTGGTCGCTATTAAGGTTCCCATCAGTCTGACAGAAGAAGGAGGAAAGGCATTTTTAAAGGAGGTCCGGAACTGGTCGCTCCTAACTCATCCAAACATCGTTGAGCTCTATGATTACAATATCTTCCCAGTTCCCTATTTGGAAATGGAGTACTGCGAGACGAGCTTAGCTAAAGTCGAGAAGCCCATGAGCATTGAAAAGGCTACAAAGATAATTTTCGATGTTTGTGAGGGGCTTAAATATGCCCACTCTAAGGGCATAGTGCATAGGGATCTAAAACCATCCAACATCCTTCTCAAAAATGGAAAAGCAAAGATCAGCGACTGGGGACTGAGCAAGCTACTGAAGGACAGCAAGACTACATTAGCGATTAGCTTCACTCCTCTCTATGCTGCTCCGGAACAGATAAGCGGAAAGTTCGGAACCACCGACGAAAGAACGGACGTTTGGCAGGTGGGGGCTGTTTTATACGAGCTGGTTACAGGAAGACCCCCATTTTTGGGAGAAGACTTCGTGGAGATTGCCTCGAAGATCACGTTAGAGGAAGTTATTCCCCCAAGCCAGATCAACCCCGATGCGGAGGCACTGGAGCCAATTATATTGAAGTGCCTCCAAAAGGAAAAAGACAAACGCTATCAGTCCATTGAAGAGCTCCAACAAGATTTGGCAAAGATTTTGGGCTTTAACTACAAGGAGAACCTTAACAAGAGCATCTCGGTTAGGGACTTCTCAAGAAGTGCATACTATGCGGGAGAGCTGTTCCTCCTTTATCTGAAGCTCGGTGATTTAGTTAACAGTATCAAATACGCAGAGGACTTGGCCTACTACGCTAAGGGGGACGTTAAAGAGGAACTCTCAAAGCTGAAAGAACAGCTCAAGCTCCGTTTGGAGAACAACTTGGACGTTCCACCCGAGCTTATTGAAAAGGCCGAGATCATCGTTCACAAAATAAAGCTTGGCTTTAAGGAGGCTTGA